The Tumebacillus amylolyticus genome contains a region encoding:
- a CDS encoding phosphosulfolactate synthase, whose protein sequence is MQQKPTQRAWDDILHDPLPGRLGKPRTDSGLTMLIDTGLGIQETGDLVQLAGAYIDFVKLGFGTSKLYPTQVLQEKIALLQGAGIDVYPGGTFLEASVLQGKWREFLERCQSLGFRTVEVSDGTISLTSELRREIISTAKQHGFKVITEVGKKENDTHLPVSTQLQMIAADLEAGAFKVIIEGRESGKGVGLFDCNGQILRDEFDELVQAVGNQELLIWEAPIRSQQEELIKLFGPNVNFGNIAPRDLISLEALRCGLRSDTLRYTL, encoded by the coding sequence ATGCAACAAAAACCCACCCAGCGCGCATGGGATGACATCCTCCACGATCCGTTGCCCGGGCGACTCGGCAAACCGCGTACCGACAGCGGGCTGACGATGTTGATCGACACCGGGCTTGGAATTCAAGAAACGGGTGACCTCGTGCAACTGGCGGGCGCCTATATCGACTTTGTAAAACTGGGCTTCGGCACCTCCAAGCTCTACCCGACTCAAGTCTTGCAAGAAAAAATCGCCCTGTTGCAAGGCGCGGGCATCGACGTCTATCCGGGTGGGACGTTTCTCGAAGCGTCCGTTCTGCAAGGCAAATGGCGCGAATTTTTGGAGCGTTGCCAGAGCTTAGGATTTCGCACGGTGGAAGTGTCGGACGGCACCATCTCGTTGACCTCCGAGTTGCGCCGCGAGATCATCTCGACCGCCAAACAACACGGCTTCAAAGTCATCACCGAAGTTGGAAAAAAGGAAAACGACACCCACCTCCCCGTCTCCACCCAATTGCAGATGATCGCCGCCGATCTGGAAGCCGGCGCTTTCAAAGTGATCATCGAAGGCCGGGAGTCCGGCAAGGGCGTTGGCTTGTTTGACTGCAACGGGCAGATCTTGCGCGACGAGTTTGACGAATTGGTGCAAGCGGTCGGCAACCAGGAATTGCTGATCTGGGAAGCGCCGATTCGCAGCCAACAGGAGGAATTGATCAAACTGTTCGGGCCGAACGTCAACTTCGGCAACATCGCGCCCCGCGATCTTATTTCGCTGGAAGCGCTCCGTTGCGGGTTGCGAAGCGATACGTTGCGCTACACGCTCTAA
- a CDS encoding MFS transporter → MESTGTKIHFLPLFSLAMVPLIMVLGNSMLIPILPTMQETIGITKTQSSLVITMFSVPAGVIIPLAGFLSDRYNRKVVIVPGLLLYGAGGVVAGLAAWLLSSPYWLIMVGRVLQGLGAAGTAPIAMALAGDLWKGASRAKALGLIEASNGLGKVLSPIFGVLLAMLFWYAAFFAFPIICLFSAALVYFFVKEPKKTGPKQEVKKYLSTLKKTFKKQYKFLLTAYFAGVVALFILFGVLFYIAQILEEVHKIEGLMRGFILAGPLLLMAVTSYITGTKIKQNYGLMKTLVLSGLALIFLPLVINAFLTNPYIELSLLGVSGIGTGLMLPCLNTMITSSVEQNERGAITSLYGSVRFLGVAAGPPIFGALMDTPRMMYLIMAGLALLCLVCCWMWIKVKQDTGGQDRYQKIEWDRKSLAQKKARA, encoded by the coding sequence TTGGAATCCACCGGAACGAAGATTCATTTTCTCCCCCTGTTCTCGCTGGCGATGGTGCCCCTGATCATGGTGCTGGGGAATTCGATGCTGATCCCGATCTTGCCGACGATGCAAGAGACGATCGGCATCACGAAAACCCAATCCTCGCTGGTGATCACGATGTTTTCCGTGCCGGCGGGGGTCATCATCCCGTTGGCCGGCTTTCTCTCCGACCGCTACAACCGCAAAGTGGTAATCGTTCCCGGGCTCTTGCTGTACGGAGCAGGCGGTGTGGTCGCGGGACTCGCAGCTTGGTTGCTCAGCTCGCCGTACTGGCTGATCATGGTCGGCCGTGTGCTGCAAGGTCTAGGAGCTGCCGGCACCGCACCGATTGCCATGGCGCTTGCGGGGGACCTCTGGAAAGGAGCCTCCCGTGCCAAAGCGCTCGGACTCATCGAGGCTTCAAACGGTCTTGGCAAAGTGCTGTCCCCCATATTCGGGGTGTTGCTCGCCATGCTCTTCTGGTACGCCGCGTTCTTCGCGTTCCCGATCATCTGCCTGTTCTCCGCCGCTCTGGTGTACTTTTTTGTCAAAGAACCGAAAAAGACCGGCCCCAAACAAGAAGTCAAAAAGTACCTCTCCACCCTCAAAAAAACCTTCAAGAAACAATACAAGTTCCTCCTCACCGCCTATTTCGCCGGTGTCGTTGCGCTGTTCATCCTGTTTGGCGTTCTGTTCTACATTGCGCAGATTTTGGAGGAAGTACACAAAATCGAAGGTCTCATGCGCGGATTTATCCTCGCGGGTCCGCTGCTGTTGATGGCCGTGACCTCGTACATCACCGGGACCAAGATCAAGCAGAACTACGGACTTATGAAAACGCTGGTTCTCAGCGGCTTGGCATTGATCTTCCTGCCGCTCGTGATCAACGCGTTCCTGACCAACCCCTACATCGAACTCAGCCTCTTGGGCGTCTCCGGGATCGGGACCGGGTTGATGTTGCCCTGTCTGAACACGATGATCACTTCGTCGGTCGAACAAAACGAGCGCGGGGCGATCACGTCGCTCTACGGCTCCGTTCGATTCCTCGGCGTGGCGGCCGGACCGCCGATCTTCGGCGCGTTGATGGACACGCCGCGGATGATGTACCTGATCATGGCGGGACTCGCCTTGCTCTGCTTGGTGTGTTGCTGGATGTGGATCAAAGTCAAACAAGACACCGGCGGGCAAGATCGCTACCAGAAAATCGAATGGGATCGCAAATCACTGGCTCAGAAAAAAGCGCGGGCGTAA
- a CDS encoding nitroreductase family protein: MNGVNPQDLLQLIATRRSIRKWTDQEVPDELIREALTAATWAPNGGNFQPWHFVVIKNRDVIHQIADAVQEKTLLMASWPEAEAYGEHVERWKSSSDFFRTAPACVAVYMGDYRSIADRLLAERGRQDSDAAAMEDARKVGSSRLQTIAGAVMQMLLMFHAQGLGAVWMAGPQQAKQEIEAILPPMEGMDFVALVPVGYPAQERELTRKPVEEVSTWLK; the protein is encoded by the coding sequence ATGAACGGTGTAAACCCGCAAGATTTGCTTCAACTCATCGCCACTCGTCGCTCGATCCGCAAATGGACCGACCAAGAAGTTCCGGACGAACTGATCCGCGAAGCGCTGACCGCAGCGACGTGGGCTCCCAACGGCGGCAACTTCCAGCCGTGGCACTTCGTCGTGATCAAGAACCGAGACGTCATCCATCAGATCGCAGACGCCGTCCAGGAAAAAACGCTGCTGATGGCATCGTGGCCGGAAGCGGAAGCCTATGGCGAACATGTGGAGCGTTGGAAGTCTTCCAGCGACTTTTTCCGCACCGCACCTGCTTGTGTGGCGGTGTATATGGGAGACTATCGTTCCATCGCGGACCGACTGCTTGCAGAACGAGGTCGTCAAGACTCGGATGCGGCGGCGATGGAGGATGCGCGCAAAGTCGGCTCTTCGCGACTCCAGACCATCGCGGGGGCGGTCATGCAGATGTTGTTGATGTTCCATGCCCAAGGTCTGGGAGCCGTCTGGATGGCGGGCCCGCAACAGGCGAAGCAGGAGATTGAAGCGATCTTGCCTCCGATGGAAGGCATGGATTTCGTCGCTTTGGTTCCGGTCGGATATCCGGCCCAAGAGCGGGAGTTAACTCGCAAACCTGTAGAAGAAGTGTCCACGTGGTTGAAATAA
- a CDS encoding DUF3231 family protein: MGILSGNPKHEPMHYGEVDAVWGSLAAKYGIISHYQVLLNQSGDADLRDFIEQSIDTCREEAAELAKLLTENGVALPPAAPEKPKADLELIPPGARHTDMEIASMLAVDNGAGLVACSKMMAMCIREDIAALFMTMHTKKAEMGLRLLRMLKEKGWLVVPPLHVNTAEHRE; this comes from the coding sequence ATGGGAATCTTGAGTGGCAATCCGAAGCATGAACCGATGCATTATGGGGAAGTGGACGCTGTTTGGGGGTCGTTGGCGGCCAAGTACGGGATCATCTCGCATTACCAAGTGTTGTTGAACCAATCGGGGGACGCAGACCTGCGCGACTTCATCGAGCAGTCGATTGATACATGTCGGGAAGAAGCGGCCGAATTGGCGAAGTTGTTGACGGAAAACGGCGTCGCACTGCCGCCCGCAGCGCCTGAAAAGCCCAAGGCGGACCTCGAACTGATCCCGCCTGGCGCACGCCATACGGACATGGAAATTGCATCGATGCTTGCTGTTGACAACGGGGCGGGTCTGGTTGCTTGTTCCAAAATGATGGCGATGTGCATCCGCGAAGACATCGCGGCGCTGTTCATGACGATGCACACCAAAAAAGCGGAGATGGGCCTGCGTCTGCTCCGTATGTTGAAGGAAAAAGGCTGGCTGGTCGTCCCGCCGTTGCACGTGAACACGGCAGAACACCGCGAGTAA
- a CDS encoding aminotransferase class I/II-fold pyridoxal phosphate-dependent enzyme, whose amino-acid sequence MTHLETKFAQIGNRRDPQTGSVSSPIYLSTTYSHPQLGVSTGFDYTRTKNPTRQTLEDAIAELEGGVRGFAYASGMAAIAGVFGLFAQGDHLIVSHDLYGGTYRLIEQILPKQGISATFVDTGDVQAVEQALQPNTKGIFVETPTNPTMRITDLSAIIEVAKRHNVLTIVDNTFMTPYLQRPLTLGADIVVHSATKYLGGHNDVLAGLVVARETEVGDKIYFLQNSIGATLGPQDCWLLMRGIKTLALRMDRHQENALLVAEWLAEHPAISTVYFPGLFGHVGRDIHLSQAAGYGGMLSFEVESEALVEPLLRHLKLITFAESLGGVESLITYPARQTHFDIPEEIRISVGVTNSLLRLSVGIEHHSDLIDDLAQALAAAEKEIGVKGVQASHE is encoded by the coding sequence ATGACGCATCTTGAAACCAAATTCGCACAGATTGGCAACCGACGTGACCCGCAAACCGGCTCGGTCTCGTCTCCGATCTACCTCTCCACCACGTACAGCCATCCGCAGCTCGGTGTTTCCACCGGCTTCGACTATACGCGCACCAAGAACCCGACCCGTCAAACGCTCGAAGATGCCATCGCAGAACTCGAAGGCGGCGTGCGCGGGTTTGCCTACGCATCCGGCATGGCGGCGATTGCGGGGGTCTTCGGACTGTTTGCGCAAGGGGACCATCTGATCGTTTCGCACGACTTGTACGGCGGTACCTACCGCTTGATTGAACAGATTCTGCCGAAACAGGGCATCTCCGCCACGTTCGTGGATACAGGGGACGTGCAAGCGGTTGAACAGGCCCTGCAACCCAATACGAAGGGAATTTTCGTCGAAACGCCGACCAACCCGACGATGCGAATCACCGACCTCAGTGCCATAATTGAAGTAGCAAAACGTCATAACGTGTTGACAATCGTAGACAATACGTTCATGACCCCCTATCTGCAACGTCCGTTGACGCTCGGTGCCGACATCGTCGTCCACAGCGCGACCAAGTATCTCGGCGGTCACAACGACGTGCTGGCAGGTCTGGTTGTCGCACGGGAGACAGAAGTAGGAGACAAAATCTACTTCCTGCAAAACTCCATCGGCGCGACACTCGGCCCGCAAGATTGTTGGCTGCTGATGAGAGGGATCAAGACGCTGGCGTTGCGCATGGATCGTCACCAAGAGAACGCCTTGCTCGTCGCCGAATGGTTGGCGGAGCATCCGGCGATCTCCACCGTGTACTTCCCGGGGTTGTTCGGCCATGTAGGTCGTGACATTCATCTGAGCCAAGCAGCAGGATACGGCGGCATGCTGTCGTTTGAAGTGGAGAGCGAAGCACTCGTGGAGCCGTTGTTGCGCCACTTGAAACTGATCACGTTTGCCGAATCGCTTGGCGGGGTGGAATCGCTGATCACCTACCCGGCTCGTCAGACGCACTTTGACATCCCGGAGGAAATTCGCATCTCGGTGGGCGTCACCAATTCCCTGTTGCGACTCTCGGTGGGCATCGAGCACCACAGCGATCTCATTGACGATCTCGCGCAAGCACTGGCAGCGGCAGAGAAGGAAATTGGAGTGAAGGGAGTCCAAGCAAGCCATGAGTGA
- a CDS encoding trans-sulfuration enzyme family protein: protein MSEKKISFATHVLHTGNEIDPVTGAAAFPIYQASTFHQEDPWNPPAYEYARSGNPTRHAVEDAVAKLEGGTRGFAFGSGMAAITTTLFLFSQGDHIVACDDIYGGTFRALTQLINRFGIETTFVDATNLDEIRAAIRPNTKGLFLETPSNPTMKIIDLAGAAQIAKEHGLLSIIDNTFMTPYLQRPLELGIDIVIHSATKFLGGHSDVVAGVVVTRDEELGKRLYFLQNACGGVLGPQDCFLLQRGLKTLKVRMDASCAGAEKIAHYLYERGDIEQVYYPGLPSHAGHEIQKSQADGFGAVVSFDLGTEERARKLMERVQLPLVAVSLGAVESILSYPRMMSHNGMPAEERLKRKIGDGLLRFSIGLEDPNDLIADLEQALK, encoded by the coding sequence ATGAGTGAGAAAAAAATTTCGTTCGCCACCCACGTGTTGCATACGGGCAATGAAATCGATCCGGTAACGGGGGCAGCGGCATTTCCCATCTATCAAGCGTCGACGTTCCACCAAGAAGATCCGTGGAACCCGCCGGCTTACGAATACGCCCGCTCGGGCAACCCGACTCGCCATGCGGTCGAAGATGCAGTCGCCAAACTTGAGGGCGGTACGCGCGGGTTTGCGTTCGGTTCTGGCATGGCGGCGATCACCACGACGTTGTTCCTGTTCTCGCAGGGCGATCATATCGTTGCCTGCGATGACATCTACGGCGGTACGTTCCGGGCGCTGACCCAGTTGATCAACCGCTTCGGCATCGAAACGACGTTCGTCGATGCGACGAATTTGGATGAAATTCGGGCGGCGATTCGTCCGAATACGAAAGGGCTGTTCCTCGAAACACCGTCCAACCCGACGATGAAGATCATCGACTTGGCGGGTGCGGCACAGATTGCCAAGGAACACGGTCTGCTCTCGATCATCGACAACACGTTCATGACGCCGTACCTCCAACGACCGTTGGAACTTGGCATCGACATCGTCATTCACAGTGCGACCAAGTTCTTGGGCGGACATTCGGACGTGGTGGCGGGCGTCGTCGTCACGCGAGATGAGGAGCTGGGCAAACGGTTGTACTTTCTCCAAAATGCATGCGGCGGCGTGCTCGGCCCGCAAGATTGCTTCTTGCTCCAACGCGGGTTGAAGACGCTCAAAGTCCGCATGGATGCGTCCTGCGCCGGTGCGGAAAAAATCGCCCACTATCTCTACGAACGCGGCGACATCGAGCAGGTCTACTATCCGGGCCTGCCGTCTCACGCAGGTCACGAGATTCAAAAGTCACAAGCGGACGGCTTCGGCGCTGTCGTGTCGTTCGACCTCGGTACCGAGGAGCGAGCTCGCAAATTGATGGAACGCGTTCAATTGCCGCTCGTCGCCGTCTCGCTCGGTGCGGTGGAATCGATTCTGTCCTACCCGCGCATGATGTCCCACAACGGCATGCCCGCCGAAGAACGCCTCAAGCGCAAGATCGGCGACGGCTTGCTGCGCTTCTCGATTGGCTTGGAAGACCCGAACGATTTGATCGCCGATCTGGAACAAGCATTGAAGTAA